CCGAGGCGCAGATCATGCGCGGCGAGGTCACCCCCGAGCAGAGCCGCCGGGTCTTCGTGCAGACGTCCACGGACGACGGCCGCACCTTCTCCGCGCCGCACGAGATCACCGCCGACGTGAAGCACTCCGACTGGCGCTGGTACGCCACCGGGCCCGGCCACGCCATCGCGCTCGCGCACGGCCCGCACAAGGGCCGCCTCGTGGTCCCCGCCAACTACTCGGCCGCACCGCCCGACGGCTCCGCGGACACCGGCCAGGAGGCCAAGTACTACGGCGCGCACGCGCTCTACAGCGACGACGGCGGCCGGCACTGGCGGATCGGCTTCGTCGACGGCACCTACGACGGCGTGGTCAACGCGAACGAGTCCAGCGCCGCGGAACTCCCGGACGGCCGCCTCTACTTCAACGCCCGCGACCAGAACGGCACGGCCGCCGGCAACCGCGTGGACGCGTACTCCGCCGACGGCGGCCGGAGCCTGGTGAAGCCGTACGCCGTCCAGCACGGCCTGGACGACGTGCCCGTCGTCCAGGGCAGCGTGCTCCAGGCCCAGGGGAAGAAGGGGCCGCTGCTGTTCTCCGGCCCCTCCGTGCCCACCTCGCGGGCCGCGATGGCCGTGTTCAGCAGCGCGGACGGCGGCGCCACGTTCACCCGCGCGGTGACGATCTCCGAGCTGCCGGCCGCGTACTCCGACCTGGTGCAGGTCGATCCCGCGACGGTGGGGCTGCTCTACGAGACCGGGGCGCAGGGGACGTACGAGCGGATCGAGTTCCGGCGCCTGCGCGGCCTGTAGGGGCGCAGCGCCGTTCTTCAGGGGCGCGGGGTAGGGCCCTGCCCCGCAACAAGCACAGGGCAGGGCCCTACAACAGCCCCGCCGCCGCCAGCCGCTTGCCGACCTGTTCCACCTCGTCCGCGCTCAGCGGCACCTGCGGCTGCGCCGTGGCGGGACAGGCGATGATGCCGCGCAGATGCAGCGCCGCCTTGAACGCGCCGAGTCCGGACGAGCTGCCGCCCATCCGGGCCGGGTCGCCCACACGGACCATCCCGAAGAGCGCGCAGAGCCGTTCCTGCTCGGCGCGCGCCCGCTGCCAGTCGCCCTCCCGGCAGTACCGGTACAGCCGTACGTACCCCTCCGGGTCGACGTTGCCGAGGCCCGGCACCACGCCGTCCGCGCCCATCGCGAGCGCCGAGTCGACCGTCACCTCGGAGCCGGTC
The nucleotide sequence above comes from Streptomyces sp. TS71-3. Encoded proteins:
- a CDS encoding exo-alpha-sialidase yields the protein MTAQSRLTLSLAVAGAALFAATSLTPAASAAERAAPAGEAGRAPCTSSVPFSAGQDGYDTFRIPAAVRTRDGALLAFAEGRVGGAGDSGNIDVVSKRSLDGGCTWGPLDVVAAGDGDTRGNPAPVVDPRTGHVVLLTCFNSGAVTEAQIMRGEVTPEQSRRVFVQTSTDDGRTFSAPHEITADVKHSDWRWYATGPGHAIALAHGPHKGRLVVPANYSAAPPDGSADTGQEAKYYGAHALYSDDGGRHWRIGFVDGTYDGVVNANESSAAELPDGRLYFNARDQNGTAAGNRVDAYSADGGRSLVKPYAVQHGLDDVPVVQGSVLQAQGKKGPLLFSGPSVPTSRAAMAVFSSADGGATFTRAVTISELPAAYSDLVQVDPATVGLLYETGAQGTYERIEFRRLRGL